The genomic region CTCGTTTCCTTGCGTCTTGCGCGTCAGGTTCGCCAAAGCGAAGCTGCTATTCGTGCGGGCTTATCTCGCGCAACAGCCCAGCGCATTGAGAAAGGCGATCCTGGCGTTGCTATTGGCGCGATGCTACGCTACTTAGATGCAATCGCCCCAGGCGTGACCTTATTGCAACTCTTAAGCGGTACTGATCCTGCAATGATTGCTTTGGAGCGTCGCTCGCGCCCTCAACGCGTCCGTGATTTAAGTGCATCTGAAATGAAAGCGCTGGATTTCTGATGGTAAATACCGCTAAAGATCTATTTGTCTTTGCCAATCTTGATGGTGAATTTATACCAGCAGGACAACTGCAAGTAGATGAAGAAGGCTCAAGACTCATTGCCTCCTCATTTGCTTATGGCTTACGCTACTTAGATAGGGGCAACGCGCAGGAAGTTGATCCTGTCGCCCTTAGCCTTAAGAATAAAAGCGAGATTAAAGGTAAGCGCCTCATTCCTCCA from Polynucleobacter antarcticus harbors:
- a CDS encoding helix-turn-helix domain-containing protein; this translates as MHKASMRVDQQLTLASKQLGQSAEIAQCLVSLRLARQVRQSEAAIRAGLSRATAQRIEKGDPGVAIGAMLRYLDAIAPGVTLLQLLSGTDPAMIALERRSRPQRVRDLSASEMKALDF